The following proteins are co-located in the Nonlabens ponticola genome:
- the rodA gene encoding rod shape-determining protein RodA yields the protein MYAAIGNKPKFDLWIILIYLALIAIGWLSIYSAASVEQYESILDMNQVYGKQLLWIGLAVFLIVIILAVEVKFYERFAGIIYVISLLSLAGLFVFGKEIAGATSWYAFGPVSLQPSEFAKFATALAVAKYLSQLDINVRDLKHLIIVSGIILLPAILIVPQPDPGSALVYSAFFFALHREGLSLWFLTLGLVALALFIGSLLIGPIWVTVTVIVVLLLLFLLSRKRYKQRRTAKPAVSWYLLAMVVCAAFAFSTQYVFDNLFQERHRNRINIVLGLVEDSQGVQYNIIQSEIAIGSGGLTGKGLLQGTQTQGGFVPAQDTDFIFSAIGEEWGFLGAGFTVILFMALVYRLVIMAERQRNQFARVYGYCVAGIFFIHFFINIGMVLGLLPTVGIPLPFMSYGGSGLWGFTILLFIFVKLDAHRMSYDH from the coding sequence ATGTATGCAGCCATAGGCAACAAGCCTAAATTTGACCTGTGGATCATCCTCATTTACCTGGCACTCATCGCTATAGGATGGTTGAGTATTTACAGTGCCGCATCTGTAGAGCAGTATGAATCCATACTTGATATGAATCAGGTTTATGGCAAGCAGCTCTTGTGGATAGGTCTCGCCGTATTTCTTATTGTTATTATTCTCGCTGTTGAGGTCAAATTCTATGAACGATTTGCTGGTATCATCTATGTCATTTCCTTGTTGTCCTTGGCAGGATTGTTCGTTTTTGGTAAAGAGATTGCTGGTGCGACCTCATGGTATGCCTTTGGGCCAGTGAGCTTACAGCCTAGTGAGTTTGCCAAATTTGCCACCGCACTTGCCGTGGCTAAGTACTTAAGCCAGCTGGATATCAATGTACGTGACCTCAAGCATCTTATTATAGTAAGCGGTATTATTTTACTGCCAGCCATCCTGATTGTACCGCAGCCAGATCCTGGTAGCGCACTCGTTTATAGCGCATTTTTCTTTGCCCTTCATCGCGAGGGTTTGTCGCTCTGGTTCCTAACGCTAGGCTTGGTGGCGCTAGCCTTGTTCATAGGCAGCTTGTTAATTGGCCCGATCTGGGTTACAGTGACTGTTATTGTTGTGTTGCTTTTGTTGTTTTTGCTTTCGCGAAAGCGTTACAAACAAAGACGTACTGCAAAACCAGCAGTCTCGTGGTACTTACTTGCCATGGTGGTCTGTGCGGCATTTGCCTTCTCTACACAATACGTGTTTGATAATCTCTTCCAGGAGCGTCACAGGAATCGTATAAATATTGTGCTAGGCCTAGTGGAAGACAGCCAGGGCGTGCAGTATAATATTATTCAAAGTGAGATCGCGATAGGTAGTGGTGGCCTTACTGGTAAAGGATTGCTGCAAGGCACGCAAACCCAAGGTGGTTTTGTGCCAGCTCAGGATACAGATTTTATATTCTCAGCCATAGGTGAAGAATGGGGTTTTCTAGGTGCAGGATTTACGGTGATACTATTCATGGCACTCGTCTATCGACTAGTCATCATGGCAGAGCGTCAACGCAATCAATTTGCTCGCGTTTATGGGTACTGCGTGGCAGGAATCTTCTTTATCCACTTTTTTATAAATATAGGAATGGTGTTGGGCTTGTTGCCTACCGTTGGCATACCATTGCCTTTTATGAGTTACGGTGGTAGTGGACTTTGGGGTTTTACCATACTGCTGTTCATCTTTGTAAAGTTGGATGCGCACAGAATGAGTTATGATCATTGA
- the mreC gene encoding rod shape-determining protein MreC: MQHIINFLIKYRNLLLYLFLLTVATVFTIQSHNYHRTTFIHSTGNVTGSILETRTGIYDYFDLGVENEKLALENARLRMKLLATGDTLLGEDTNFIFADSIPYTITPARVINNGYADLDNFITLDIGSEQEINSDMGVISSNGIVGVVDVVNSDYARVISVLNSDISLNAQIKGTNTIGSLIWDGKDPYYMNLIDVPRLAAVSKGDTIITGQYSTTFPPDIEIGVVEDAVLVENGSRYQVSVRLFNDMTDLGYVYVIKNRDREIIQSLDTLTVNE; the protein is encoded by the coding sequence ATGCAGCATATCATCAACTTTCTGATCAAGTACAGAAACTTGTTGTTATATCTGTTCTTGTTGACCGTTGCGACTGTTTTTACCATTCAATCGCACAATTATCACCGCACTACATTCATCCATTCTACGGGAAATGTTACTGGTAGTATTCTGGAAACACGCACAGGAATCTATGATTATTTTGATTTAGGTGTAGAAAATGAAAAGTTAGCTCTGGAAAATGCCCGCTTGAGGATGAAATTGCTGGCAACTGGTGATACACTGCTAGGTGAGGACACTAATTTTATTTTTGCCGATAGCATTCCTTATACCATCACACCTGCACGAGTCATCAACAATGGCTATGCAGATCTAGATAATTTTATCACGCTCGACATAGGTAGTGAACAAGAAATAAATTCAGACATGGGCGTGATTTCTAGCAACGGAATTGTAGGAGTGGTAGATGTGGTCAATTCTGATTATGCTCGTGTAATTTCTGTGCTTAACAGTGATATTTCTCTCAATGCTCAAATCAAGGGAACAAATACCATTGGATCACTTATTTGGGATGGAAAGGACCCTTATTACATGAATTTGATTGACGTACCGCGATTGGCAGCTGTAAGTAAAGGCGATACCATTATCACTGGTCAGTATTCCACGACATTTCCGCCAGATATTGAGATAGGTGTTGTAGAGGATGCTGTGTTGGTGGAGAATGGTAGTCGCTATCAAGTTAGCGTTCGTCTTTTTAACGATATGACCGATCTAGGCTATGTCTATGTAATTAAAAATCGAGATCGCGAAATCATTCAATCACTAGATACCTTAACCGTCAATGAATAG
- a CDS encoding DNA/RNA non-specific endonuclease: protein MKKILTIIIVIGLIVGMILIEDYQNEAISKENFENQRSSDLDVTDYLPSSTNQVIHHKSYSLSYNERHEQAEWTAHVLRPSDIQQVDFKRPYFEIDDQVSTGAASWRNYKNSGYDRGHLVPAGDRRGSIQDFNETFLTSNISPQLHEFNAGIWNDLEQQVRRYAQQYGDLYIVTGSILGNNLSSIGNENVTVPRSFYKIILRETNDQPVILAYLLSQDDQDTSLNSYLISVDQIETMTGTDFFAQLPHDIEEKLEAQTARRGW, encoded by the coding sequence ATGAAAAAGATTTTAACGATAATCATTGTCATCGGACTAATTGTAGGCATGATTCTCATAGAAGACTATCAAAATGAGGCGATTTCCAAGGAAAATTTTGAAAACCAACGATCTAGTGATCTAGATGTGACTGATTATTTGCCTAGCAGCACAAATCAAGTGATTCATCACAAATCCTACAGCCTATCCTATAATGAAAGACATGAGCAGGCAGAATGGACTGCGCACGTCCTGCGTCCATCAGACATCCAGCAGGTAGATTTTAAACGACCTTACTTTGAGATCGATGACCAAGTATCCACAGGAGCTGCCAGCTGGCGCAATTATAAAAACAGTGGTTATGATCGTGGTCACCTAGTTCCTGCTGGCGATAGACGTGGTAGCATTCAGGATTTTAACGAGACATTCCTGACTAGCAATATAAGTCCACAACTTCATGAGTTTAATGCTGGTATCTGGAATGATCTAGAACAGCAAGTGCGTCGTTATGCGCAGCAATATGGTGATCTATATATTGTTACCGGTAGTATTTTGGGAAATAATCTATCCAGTATAGGTAATGAAAATGTTACCGTTCCCAGAAGCTTTTATAAAATTATACTTAGGGAAACCAATGATCAGCCAGTGATTCTCGCCTATTTGCTATCTCAAGATGATCAAGATACCAGCTTGAATTCCTATCTAATCAGCGTTGATCAAATTGAAACAATGACTGGTACAGACTTTTTTGCGCAATTGCCACATGATATTGAGGAAAAACTAGAGGCTCAAACAGCGCGACGCGGCTGGTAA
- a CDS encoding ABC transporter permease yields the protein MATASQSLGKQALHKLRSSFWGVLSFSIIAFYAFLAVFAYALAPDDSPYANQMHLSIHSQPPGFTVDMIEVPNATNQESHFFSWWNGSNNENLEIPFAEVEMRDGTVFYRPYDVDDALMPFEPLQWKNVDGLDLVSFRESYTSQKTFLLGTDKYGRDLLSRMLIGARVSISIGFIAVLISLLIGIPLGAIAGYYGGKIDAAIMWIINVTWSIPTLLMVIAISIALGKGFFTVFIAVGLTMWVEVARVVRGQVIVAKEYQYVTAARALGFKNWRIIYRHILPNVLAPVIVISAANFAAAILIESGLSFLGLGAQPPIPSWGSMIKDHYQYIILDKAYLAIVPGVAIMTLVMAFMLFGNALRDALDVKSSS from the coding sequence ATGGCTACAGCTTCTCAATCCTTAGGAAAACAGGCGCTCCATAAACTTAGATCAAGTTTTTGGGGCGTTTTGAGTTTCTCCATCATTGCCTTTTATGCCTTTCTGGCTGTTTTTGCGTATGCGCTCGCGCCAGACGATAGCCCGTATGCAAACCAGATGCACCTCTCTATTCATTCACAACCACCAGGCTTTACCGTGGACATGATTGAAGTTCCCAACGCGACAAATCAGGAATCGCATTTTTTCTCGTGGTGGAATGGTAGCAACAATGAAAATCTAGAAATTCCCTTTGCAGAGGTGGAAATGCGCGATGGTACTGTGTTTTATCGGCCGTACGATGTGGACGATGCCTTGATGCCGTTTGAGCCACTGCAATGGAAAAATGTTGATGGGCTTGATCTGGTTAGCTTTCGCGAAAGCTACACATCCCAGAAAACATTCCTGCTGGGAACAGACAAATACGGTCGTGACCTGTTGAGTCGCATGTTGATAGGTGCACGAGTAAGCATTAGTATTGGTTTTATAGCCGTATTGATATCATTACTAATTGGCATACCGCTAGGTGCTATTGCCGGATATTACGGCGGTAAAATCGACGCGGCCATCATGTGGATCATTAACGTGACCTGGTCGATACCAACGCTACTCATGGTCATTGCCATTAGTATTGCGCTGGGTAAAGGATTTTTCACCGTTTTTATCGCTGTTGGGCTTACCATGTGGGTTGAAGTTGCACGCGTGGTACGTGGACAAGTGATTGTTGCCAAAGAATATCAATACGTCACCGCAGCACGAGCTTTGGGATTCAAGAACTGGCGTATCATTTATCGACACATATTACCCAATGTTTTGGCACCGGTGATTGTCATAAGTGCAGCAAATTTTGCCGCCGCTATTCTAATTGAAAGTGGGCTGAGCTTTCTGGGATTAGGTGCACAACCACCTATTCCATCTTGGGGTAGCATGATTAAAGATCACTATCAATATATAATCCTGGATAAAGCATATCTAGCCATCGTGCCTGGAGTAGCGATCATGACGCTGGTTATGGCTTTTATGCTTTTTGGCAATGCACTGCGAGATGCGCTGGATGTAAAATCAAGCTCATGA
- a CDS encoding rod shape-determining protein, whose amino-acid sequence MGFFDFLTEDIAIDLGTANTLIVHNGKVVVDSPSIVARDRTTGKIIAVGTEAAMMQGKTHENIKTIRPLKDGVIADFDASEKMISMFIKEIPALKKKLFTPSLRMVICIPSGITEVEMRAVKDSAERVNGKEVYLIHEPMAAAIGIGVDIMQPKGNMIVDIGGGTTEIAVIALGGIVCDKSVKIAGDVFTNDIVYYMRTQHNLYVGERTAEKIKIQIGAATEDLEVPPEEMNVQGRDLLTGKPKEVKIGYREIAKALDKSILRVEDAVMETLSQTPPELAADIYNTGIYLAGGGSMLRGLDKRLSQKTDLPVYIAEDPLRAVVRGTGLTLKNLDKYKSVLANKY is encoded by the coding sequence ATGGGATTTTTTGATTTCCTCACAGAAGATATTGCCATCGACCTAGGTACGGCAAATACACTTATCGTGCATAATGGCAAGGTCGTCGTTGACAGTCCATCCATTGTTGCTCGCGATCGTACCACAGGCAAGATTATCGCTGTCGGGACTGAAGCGGCGATGATGCAGGGAAAAACCCATGAAAACATCAAAACCATCAGGCCATTGAAAGATGGTGTTATTGCAGACTTTGACGCGAGTGAGAAGATGATCTCGATGTTCATCAAGGAAATACCTGCATTGAAGAAAAAACTTTTCACGCCATCATTGCGCATGGTGATATGTATACCATCTGGAATTACTGAAGTTGAAATGCGAGCGGTAAAAGACAGTGCAGAGCGTGTAAACGGTAAAGAAGTGTATCTAATCCACGAACCTATGGCAGCTGCAATAGGTATAGGCGTCGACATCATGCAGCCTAAAGGTAACATGATCGTGGACATAGGTGGCGGAACGACTGAGATCGCCGTCATAGCACTAGGTGGTATCGTTTGTGATAAATCTGTAAAAATTGCAGGTGACGTTTTTACAAACGACATCGTTTACTACATGCGCACGCAACATAACCTTTACGTAGGTGAGCGCACTGCAGAGAAGATTAAAATACAAATAGGTGCCGCCACTGAAGATCTTGAAGTGCCGCCAGAAGAGATGAATGTCCAAGGACGTGATCTTCTTACTGGTAAGCCTAAAGAAGTAAAAATAGGCTATCGCGAGATTGCTAAGGCGCTTGATAAATCGATCTTGAGAGTAGAAGATGCGGTAATGGAAACACTATCGCAAACACCACCAGAACTTGCTGCAGATATCTATAATACTGGTATCTATCTGGCTGGTGGTGGATCCATGCTACGTGGACTGGATAAAAGATTATCTCAAAAAACAGATCTACCGGTTTATATCGCAGAAGATCCTTTAAGAGCCGTAGTACGTGGTACCGGTCTTACCCTAAAAAACCTTGATAAATACAAGAGCGTATTAGCTAATAAGTACTAG
- a CDS encoding carboxy terminal-processing peptidase, with protein sequence MKFLKNNFAIGIVALLIATASCSFTNNTVDPGDKQKEELLINLVSHVLKRSHFAPADLTDQFSQDVFNNFIFEMDPAKRYFLQSDYEDFKTFEFLIDDQIRDSRVDLFNIVHKRLLKRQKESEKIFYEVIDQPFDFTIDEEIDTDYENAPYATDKKALKQHWKKLLKLSAIGIYHDKIESQKDKPADEQKSLEELEKEARMEVKKSMVENFDLTEDVERIDYFSVFLNNITTHFDPHTNYFAPRSKDRFDTSISGQLEGIGARLQKKMDNIAVMEIISGGPAWKSGMIEKGDEILRVAQENDSIATSIVGMRIGDAVELIKGPKGTKVILTLKKVDGSIEEITLVRDVVLIEETFAKSAIIEDADDFTYGIIDLPKFYFDTENEQGRASGDDVALEIEKLKKEGVTGLVLDLRNNGGGSLREVVEMVGLFIEDGPVVQVAASNDRVQTLSDFDDGKILWDGPLVVLVNELSASASEILAAALQDYERAVVIGSKQTFGKGTVQNFDDLNRYVRTTEYGDLGAIKLTTQKFYRINGKSTQLEGVKSDVVTPDRYSYIEIGERDEEFPLPYDEIADASFEKFTGFPNLRQVIANSQKRVDANNYFQLIDKNAQWLSEQREASIIPLSLEKYSKRLDRLEAETEQFDELDNYKNDLRVKALVDEGILMEADTVLADKRNRWYKAVQKDLYIEEAVQVLKELKGNGIETTGMSLKN encoded by the coding sequence ATGAAATTCCTTAAGAATAATTTTGCCATTGGTATTGTAGCCTTACTTATTGCTACTGCCAGCTGTAGTTTTACCAACAATACAGTGGATCCAGGCGACAAGCAAAAGGAAGAATTATTGATCAATCTGGTATCTCATGTGCTCAAACGCAGTCATTTTGCACCTGCAGATTTGACCGACCAGTTCTCACAGGATGTGTTTAACAACTTCATTTTTGAGATGGATCCTGCTAAACGCTATTTTTTACAAAGCGATTATGAAGACTTCAAAACCTTTGAATTCCTGATCGATGACCAGATAAGAGACAGCCGTGTTGATTTATTCAACATCGTTCACAAGAGATTATTAAAGCGTCAAAAAGAGTCTGAAAAGATTTTTTATGAAGTAATCGATCAACCATTTGATTTTACAATTGATGAAGAAATTGATACTGATTATGAGAACGCACCATATGCGACTGATAAAAAGGCTTTAAAGCAGCACTGGAAAAAGTTATTGAAGTTATCGGCTATTGGTATTTATCATGACAAGATTGAGTCGCAAAAAGATAAACCAGCGGACGAGCAAAAGTCTCTAGAAGAACTGGAAAAAGAAGCTCGCATGGAAGTAAAAAAATCCATGGTAGAGAATTTTGATTTGACTGAAGATGTAGAACGTATTGACTACTTCTCTGTGTTCTTAAATAATATTACCACGCACTTTGATCCACATACAAATTACTTTGCACCGCGCAGCAAGGATCGATTTGACACATCGATCAGTGGTCAACTAGAAGGAATAGGCGCGAGATTGCAAAAAAAGATGGATAATATCGCCGTTATGGAAATCATCTCTGGTGGTCCAGCGTGGAAAAGCGGCATGATTGAGAAAGGTGATGAAATCTTGAGAGTAGCTCAAGAAAATGATTCTATCGCTACGAGCATCGTTGGTATGAGAATAGGTGATGCCGTTGAACTGATTAAAGGTCCTAAAGGAACTAAAGTTATCCTGACGCTTAAAAAAGTAGATGGCTCGATTGAAGAAATCACGCTAGTGCGTGACGTTGTATTGATTGAAGAAACCTTTGCAAAATCTGCCATCATTGAAGATGCAGATGACTTTACTTATGGAATCATAGACCTACCTAAATTTTACTTTGATACTGAAAATGAACAAGGTCGCGCCTCAGGTGATGATGTAGCTCTAGAGATTGAAAAATTGAAGAAAGAAGGCGTTACAGGATTAGTTCTTGACTTAAGAAACAATGGTGGTGGTTCTTTACGCGAGGTGGTTGAAATGGTTGGACTTTTTATAGAAGATGGACCAGTAGTACAAGTTGCAGCGAGCAATGATCGCGTACAAACGTTAAGTGATTTTGATGATGGTAAAATCCTTTGGGATGGACCATTAGTGGTGTTGGTTAATGAATTAAGCGCTAGTGCTTCAGAGATTTTGGCTGCTGCGTTACAAGATTATGAGCGTGCAGTCGTGATAGGTAGCAAGCAAACATTTGGAAAAGGAACGGTTCAAAACTTTGACGATCTCAATCGATATGTACGCACAACAGAATATGGCGACCTGGGCGCTATCAAATTGACTACACAAAAATTTTATCGTATTAACGGCAAAAGCACACAGCTAGAAGGTGTCAAGAGTGACGTGGTAACTCCAGATCGTTATTCTTACATAGAAATAGGAGAGCGTGATGAGGAATTCCCGCTACCTTATGATGAGATAGCAGATGCTTCATTTGAGAAATTTACAGGCTTCCCTAACTTAAGACAAGTCATAGCCAATTCACAAAAGCGTGTCGATGCCAATAATTATTTCCAGCTGATTGATAAAAATGCACAATGGTTGAGCGAGCAGCGTGAGGCGTCCATTATACCGCTATCGCTAGAAAAATATAGCAAGCGATTGGATCGCCTAGAGGCAGAAACCGAACAGTTTGATGAACTAGACAACTATAAGAATGACCTGAGAGTCAAGGCGCTGGTTGATGAAGGCATACTGATGGAAGCAGATACCGTACTTGCTGATAAGCGCAATAGATGGTACAAAGCAGTACAAAAGGATCTTTATATAGAAGAAGCCGTACAGGTTCTCAAAGAACTAAAGGGCAACGGCATAGAAACTACAGGCATGTCGCTTAAAAATTAA
- the mrdA gene encoding penicillin-binding protein 2 → MKKLLLLFFVTLTGIIFISRLAYLQFFEEDLKLKSEINAVKTVFDYPERGSIYDRDGELMVSNQVAYDVMVIPREIKNLDTLELCSLLQIPKEKLIKQLEKAKNWSYRKPSPVVPQLTQIEYASLQERLRKFPGFYIQRRSLRKYLVDHSANVLGYIREVNQGVIDVNPSYEMGDLIGKSGIESQYENELRGKKGVKRFLRDNIGRPIESYEDGRYDTIPVPGVDLTVTLDNDLQAYAQKLLQNKRGGIVAIEPKTGEILSLVSAPFYDPSITMGRDRSKNINALIRDTITRPTYDRGLQAMYPPGSPFKVLNALVALQEGVVNTQEKFYCRHGYDYGGRKSLGCHAHSSPLAMEKGIAESCNAYFAQVYRRIIESAPNSHKGMDKWNKHITSFGLGNYLGYDLPAGQKGRIPDADYYDRVYPSGNWYATTTISNSIGQGEVAATPIQLANMTAAIANRGYFYTPHIIKAKNGEPIDNEDYTTKRFTTIDARHFEPVIEGMNQVYKSGTAIAVQVPGIEICGKTGTAENFAKIDGKTTQLTDHSVFIAFAPKDDPQIALAVFIENGYYGSRFAAKIASLMVEKHIRGEITRTDLEKWVLEHTLEHEYEKPLLGEPFKINGPPVRVEDYQPVKTRP, encoded by the coding sequence GTGAAAAAGCTACTGCTACTTTTCTTTGTGACTCTCACTGGAATCATCTTTATTTCCAGACTTGCTTACCTGCAATTTTTTGAAGAAGATCTCAAACTTAAGTCAGAAATCAATGCGGTAAAAACTGTGTTTGACTATCCAGAACGTGGATCCATTTATGATCGCGATGGTGAATTGATGGTTTCCAATCAAGTAGCCTACGATGTAATGGTTATTCCTCGCGAGATCAAAAATCTAGATACTCTAGAGTTATGTTCTCTATTACAAATACCCAAGGAAAAATTAATCAAGCAACTAGAGAAAGCAAAAAACTGGTCCTATCGCAAACCTAGTCCAGTGGTGCCTCAACTTACTCAGATAGAATATGCATCGTTACAAGAACGATTGCGCAAATTTCCTGGTTTTTATATTCAACGACGATCACTGCGCAAATATCTTGTGGACCATAGTGCCAATGTACTAGGATACATACGTGAAGTTAATCAAGGTGTCATTGATGTAAATCCGTCTTATGAGATGGGCGACTTGATTGGTAAAAGTGGTATTGAATCTCAATATGAGAATGAATTGCGCGGTAAAAAAGGAGTTAAGCGCTTTTTAAGAGATAACATAGGTCGTCCTATTGAAAGCTATGAAGATGGTCGATATGACACTATTCCTGTGCCAGGAGTAGATCTTACGGTAACACTTGACAATGATTTGCAGGCGTACGCGCAAAAACTACTTCAAAACAAGCGCGGTGGCATTGTTGCTATTGAACCTAAAACAGGTGAGATTCTCTCGCTGGTGAGCGCGCCATTTTATGATCCTAGTATCACTATGGGACGTGACCGTTCCAAAAACATCAATGCACTCATAAGAGATACGATCACCAGACCTACCTATGATCGTGGTCTGCAAGCGATGTATCCGCCAGGATCACCTTTCAAGGTTCTCAATGCATTGGTTGCCTTGCAAGAAGGAGTCGTCAATACCCAAGAGAAGTTCTACTGTCGCCACGGTTACGATTATGGTGGTCGCAAGTCACTAGGTTGTCACGCTCATTCTAGTCCGTTAGCCATGGAAAAAGGAATAGCAGAGTCCTGTAATGCTTATTTTGCCCAAGTTTACAGACGTATTATCGAGAGCGCGCCCAATAGCCACAAGGGCATGGATAAGTGGAATAAGCATATAACGTCCTTTGGATTAGGTAATTATCTGGGATACGATTTGCCAGCCGGTCAAAAGGGTAGAATACCAGATGCAGATTACTACGATCGAGTATATCCTAGCGGCAATTGGTATGCGACCACAACGATTTCAAACAGTATAGGTCAAGGTGAGGTAGCGGCAACGCCTATACAGTTGGCAAACATGACTGCAGCTATTGCCAATCGCGGTTATTTCTATACGCCACACATTATCAAGGCAAAAAATGGTGAGCCTATTGATAATGAAGATTACACCACAAAACGTTTTACAACTATTGATGCCCGTCATTTTGAACCTGTAATTGAAGGAATGAATCAGGTGTATAAATCAGGAACTGCTATCGCCGTCCAGGTTCCAGGAATCGAGATCTGTGGTAAGACGGGAACTGCAGAAAATTTTGCCAAAATCGATGGTAAGACCACTCAACTTACTGATCATAGCGTGTTTATAGCTTTCGCACCTAAAGATGATCCACAAATCGCTCTAGCCGTATTTATAGAAAACGGTTACTACGGTTCCAGATTTGCCGCCAAAATTGCCAGCCTCATGGTAGAAAAACACATACGTGGCGAGATTACGAGAACCGATCTGGAAAAGTGGGTGCTAGAACACACGCTGGAGCATGAGTACGAGAAACCACTTCTGGGTGAGCCTTTCAAAATCAATGGTCCACCGGTGCGTGTAGAGGATTATCAACCTGTAAAAACACGTCCATAA
- the surE gene encoding 5'/3'-nucleotidase SurE gives MTDKKKPLILVTNDDGITAKGIRTLVDIASSLGEVVVVAPDKPQSAMGHAITINDTLYIKEFKMHDYDHKEYTTSGTPVDCVKMASHEILDRKPDLCISGINHGSNSAINVIYSGTMSAAMEAGIEGIPAIGFSLCDYAVDADFEPARPYIKNIIQQVLKHGMAKGVVFNVNIPKATNEEIKGIKVCRQANAYWVEEFDKRTNPYGKDYYWLTGKFVNDDHGEDTDEWALENNYISLVPVQYDLTAHHYLQELNTWEFED, from the coding sequence ATGACAGACAAAAAAAAGCCGCTCATCCTTGTAACCAATGATGATGGTATTACCGCCAAAGGAATAAGAACACTAGTAGATATCGCATCAAGTTTAGGTGAGGTCGTGGTTGTGGCACCTGACAAGCCGCAAAGCGCTATGGGTCATGCCATTACCATCAATGATACCTTGTACATCAAGGAATTCAAGATGCATGATTACGATCACAAAGAATACACTACCAGCGGTACGCCTGTTGATTGCGTCAAGATGGCTAGTCACGAGATACTGGACCGCAAACCAGACCTATGCATCAGTGGTATCAATCATGGTAGCAATAGCGCGATTAATGTCATTTACAGCGGTACCATGAGTGCGGCTATGGAAGCAGGAATAGAAGGTATTCCAGCCATAGGTTTTTCCCTATGCGACTATGCCGTAGATGCGGACTTTGAACCAGCCAGACCCTACATTAAGAATATCATTCAACAGGTTTTAAAACACGGCATGGCTAAAGGTGTTGTCTTTAATGTCAATATTCCAAAAGCCACTAATGAAGAAATCAAAGGCATCAAAGTGTGCCGACAGGCAAATGCCTATTGGGTAGAGGAATTTGATAAGCGCACAAATCCCTATGGTAAGGATTACTATTGGCTTACCGGTAAATTTGTCAACGATGATCACGGCGAGGACACCGATGAATGGGCGTTAGAGAATAATTATATTTCGCTAGTTCCTGTGCAGTACGATTTAACGGCGCACCATTATTTGCAAGAACTCAATACCTGGGAATTTGAAGATTAG